The segment GAAATTAAGCTGATTGCCCTCGATATGGACGGCACATTATTAAACGGAGCAGGAGAAATTCCAGAAGAAAACCGCAAAGCGATTAAAGAGGCCCAAGATGAAGGCATACATGTTGTGCTAAGTACAGGCAGATCTATCGCAACATGCAAGGATCATGCAGAAAGTTTATTTTTAAAAACTTTCCTTGTTACAGTTAACGGCAGTGAAATTTGGGATTGGCAAGGGAATCTTATTGAGCGGAATTTAGTTGAAGTCGAGCAAATGCGCTGGCTTTGGGAGCTTGCGCAAAAGCATGGAGCAAAAACGTGGGCGATTAGCTGTGGTAAAACATGGAAGGACGAAATGCCTGAGGACCTTGATAAACTTGAGTGGTTGAAATTTGGTTATCAAATTGAAGACGACACAATCCGCAATAATGTCTTAAAGGAGCTTCAGGCAAGAGGAGTTTTT is part of the Niallia taxi genome and harbors:
- a CDS encoding Cof-type HAD-IIB family hydrolase, giving the protein MTNKAREIKLIALDMDGTLLNGAGEIPEENRKAIKEAQDEGIHVVLSTGRSIATCKDHAESLFLKTFLVTVNGSEIWDWQGNLIERNLVEVEQMRWLWELAQKHGAKTWAISCGKTWKDEMPEDLDKLEWLKFGYQIEDDTIRNNVLKELQARGVFEISNSSLVNIEVNAFGINKARGLKTVCERLGVTMDEVMACGDSLNDISMIKEAGIGVAMGNAQDIVKETADVTTKTNDENGVAYAIRTWALKKAKEPALKK